Part of the Vigna unguiculata cultivar IT97K-499-35 chromosome 3, ASM411807v1, whole genome shotgun sequence genome, AGCCATAAATAGTCACTACTTTGTGCTTTGGAGGACTATAAATTTTTGTTGGTTTTCTTTTCGGAAGATTCTCAGTTTACGCCATTTTTATAATCCCACTGTCTTCAGTGGCTTCTCTTGCTGGATCATCttttgttctttaaaaaaaatggttcgCTATTAGCAAATCTTACCCAAACACTACTTACAATGTGTACGAGAAAGCGCGTATACTTCAAATAAAGTGTTGTTATAAAATAGTATAGAGATTTAGAGAATATAAGGGGAAAAACCGTATCGATTTACAACAGTAATTTTGTTCTGCAATAGATgccaagaaagaaaacaaatgtatcaAAAAATGATACTGTTATTGTGAAAAAAGTTAAGCCTACAAACGCTTGAATTTGATCCAAACCTTTATgacagaaaaagaaatgaaagggTTATTGTCAATTGAAGGCCCCGCCAACTCTAATAAGAGACAACTAAAATGATGTATGAGTTCAATAATTTCAATCAGAGGGTGAATTGCTCTTTATCTGTTCCAGAACCATACCAGACCATCAATCATAATTTTGTCTTCTATAGAAATTTCTCATTAGAATTTAACTAGTTGGTCTGTTTGGGAATCGTCAtcttaataaaaaagattaagcTGTAAGAAAACTTTTGACCGTAATATTAACTAATCCAAATgttgaaaatacttttttttttttaaaaaaagtaactgCCCTTCAGATTAATCAACTTTGACCGGTGTAAAAAACTTCTAATTTGTATATATAGAACTTTTTTAAGAGAAGATGCAATATCAGTTGACAgaaattaagtatttattaaaCCAGTCatgattataattaatataaaaaaaatattttttttaaagtcttTTTCCTATTCTGAAAAAGTTTGGGCCTCATCTTTTCGTCATAGATCTTTAGAATCTTTTTTTAGTTCTAACTTTCATTTTGTCTTTCAAAGTTGAAATACTTCaaccttttctctctttttagaAGTTCTGTCTGTGAAGTTGCGATATATTTCTTAAACTGATCAAACGACGTTTTTTTCATGTAAGTTGAGCTCCAACTTTCacctttctttttttgtttgtttttttgttctgaatttGTAATGGGTTCTTTCTAGAATCTCACCTTCGTACTAGTGTTTATTACTTCTCAGTCTTCTGGTGTTCGTGGAACTGTGGTGTTCCATCTTATTAGAAGTTTCACGTCAACTAAAGATAACATagtttcataatatataagtaaggtACAAATTTCACCTTACAAACTGAGTTTATATGATTTAGTTAGGCTTAAAACttatttctaatataatatacttcttttattataaatttattttatttaaataagatatcacaaattatactaaaatgaaCAACATTTTACGACATAACAAATATCCATTTACAAAGTATAAGCAATTAATGTCAGGTTTAGATGTAGATATATAATGTAACAGCTACAAATTTGACGAAATCAACTTCCACCACAATGTTCATTATCGAGAACTCTAGCAGAAGACACAGAAATAATAGAATGGTGAGAGTGGCACGAGCCGCGAGACATGCACTCGTGTCAGCTTATTGTAAGTAACGAACAGGGCCTATATTTTAGTTTCATGTGTTACAAGATTGTACAACTTTTACACGagttaattctatttataattattttttaaaaactaatccAGATGgaagatataaaagaaaaaattaacccGATTCTAAACTTAAACGTTGGACACTtatgaagagaagataatgataGATAGTTTAGAAGGCAGCATTAATTGAATCGACGGGATAACAGCACAAACTGATTAGCCATTAGAAGAGACATGGTGTGCAGAGAAAGTCAAGATCCCTCACCCTGTCTGTCACTCATGCTTTAATGGCTTTAAATCgcacatttaaattattttttttagagaaaattGTATCTAAAGTGTTTTGCtattaataaaatcaagattattacatatttatttaagttattaaattttatttgtttgtaagTTATTACTTACCTATCTTAATTAATGTAAGacattttttacataatttaacaaaaaataattaaaaatttgtttgcTTTCAAATCAAAGTAgctgattttttttaagaaaagtttaatatatttttaattcctaAACCATGAAactaaattagaattaattcgtatctcatattttgttataatttgattttcaaattttaaatataaatagatgtAGTTAATCTTCTATACTATCTGACAtatagaaaatttttaatttaattgatttaaaaaaattatatttatttattttaaagtttgaaaaaaaaattccaatttaaattcaagtttaagaattaaaaaatatttatttatttttaattttgcgGTTATTATCAAATTATGTATGTATTGtactcaatttttaatattatttacataaaatttatttggaaACTTTTAGAGTAAAATAGAAttgatacaaattaaaaatgaaattcaagaaaaaccaaatatcaattcaaacttttcaaattcttaaaataCCTCATATGCTGTatacaaatttatattcaaatttgaaCAATccgttaaattaaataatttaatgaaataaacatACTAAACTTAGATGatacaaatcaaattaaaatatatcattaaatttaatttgtacataattatcaaattaaaattcaataattcctaatttaatttataaaaacagaaacttaaattaatattataaaatacaaatccaaatttaCACAGAAGAAAAAGATTCGAAGCATTTTGCGAACATCAATTCGATTACAtgctttttgttttcataaagtAAACTTCGAGATTTAGTTGATTCCGGTAGAGAAGTTATATTCATCAAATCATTTATCCATTATCAAAGTAATTATAAACACAATCAATACAAGTGGTCCAATAAAgaatgaaataatatatttaaacaaataataaattttgtttgaactaTGATTCTGATAATAcgttcaaaaataattataagtctaactcaattttataaaattaatttgtagataaagtttatatttatttataagttatgaatttatttatttttaattaacgtGTGACTTCCAACAAAACATacttttttattactaaaaatatttaaaaacaaaaaaatagaacatatcaaaagtatttttaatatataataaaattataaatatgtggGATATCTGTCATCATCTGATGGATACTTTTCTTACTTATATAGGCATGCTCAATAATCGCAAATGCAACCAAGAAATCGTAGTATCTTGTTTAAGTACTTAAAACACTATTACATTTACTGAAGTCCTAAAATTTATCGAAAAATATGTTCTTTGGATGCTCGGTTACAGTTAATTATACACGATCAAtgttcatattaaaatattgtaatatgtACTAATCTCTTAAAGAGGAAATACAATTcgtttatttttactaatttttttcattgGTTTTTACATTGTAAAAACCAGAAATGGTACAAAATCAACTATTAGTCAATATTTATGAGTTTTAATTCTACgaataattgaattataaaatatgtttcaatttaaattcataCATAGTTTGAGAATGAGAGAATTTCTATGGCTTATTTCACCTTATATCTTAATTAGAATTTTGAAAGCGGTTTcgtgattttttaataaattgtttttaatttaaacttaagTTTTTAAGGCATCAGCAGAATAGTATTAAAAACGAACcgataaacaaaataaaaaaaaaaagatttaaataaccgataaatgaaaaattagaaaaaaacatgtataattACGCATTATAACAaaagttttctctttttttttggcTCAGCATTCTCTTttgaatatataataacaaGCATCTTAAAGGACTTATTTGTcattaattaaagtttatttaaagttaaatatgatTCTTAATTTGTGAATCTAAATTTTTTAGTTagagataaattattttggtactcaaaattttataattaatgttagtgaccaatttaaaaaccaatttataattgaaactattttaattattaatttagagactaattataattttttggaactattttaatttttaatttggtcaatatatagtgattaattattttttatcactaaaattagttattatttaaatattttatcatagtgtactataattttataaattaaatactttattgATAAGTAAAGTATCAAACATGATATTTATCGAATATAAATACGTAATCCAAATTGAAATATCGGTGTATCATAAATTCAAACTAATGtctttgtattaaaaaaataaaataatttccgACTAGGTTATTCTAAATTGTTATGCAACTTGTGAACAGTGTGTGGttgtttgtgtgtgtttgtttcttctttAAGGTTATCCTTTTGTCTGTATAACAAGAATATGTTGTAGACGTGAAGCAACCTTACAATTCGATTGACAAATGAATATGATGAGAGAAAAACAACTTTTGTTTTGTGAGTGGAATCCAGATCCATTACCCAAATCTAATCgcaaaaaaaaatgtccacaCGTTCATTTGGATAATTGAAGCCAACACATGAGATAAGCATTGGTGTTTGACCATAGaatcaaacaaaacaacataAGAGATTATAAAAAGCCAATCCCACTTTATAAATACGTACCTTAGACGCTGGCTTCTAagatcaatatttatttttctttttaataaactatacTTTTTCTACAATTATGTCATAGGatttaattatacataataaagaaaatttctaattttgtatTCAATATAATAAGTAGTTTCacattacatataaaaataaatgtagtgAATACTATATACTTGTCAACACTCATACTTAATGTTTATTTCTCTCTGAcaccatttaaatttttttagttgatgTCAGTTCTTATAAGTATTATTTCTATTTGTTCATTATATACCATACATTTACGTCATATTTTTACTCAAATTGTTTAGACGCGTCGGAAGAAGTcatcattaaataattatatgtattatttttttttaagaaaaaatatggtAACTTAAACTTTACATTTTTAAtggcaaaaaaaaatatatcttttataaatataaaaatgtattaaatttattttattttaagttttttaacctttttgttttattttgttaattttttttaaacttttttccaATTATTTAATCGATTAAGTTTATACTATGTATTGgtatatatttgtgtgtgtatatatgatttttatttaaatacatgtatataatacttaaaaattaaatatatttatatattcacatttattatttcataaaaaaaatactacaacacaactaaatttttaatataatgaaactataactttttattcaaattaagaaTACCAATtaatcaagaaataaaaaaatctttttataaattaaatagaaaaaaaaaagaaattttggttttgttttcattatatgTGGGTTTAAAATTCAACTTGATGCTCAATCagtttccatcatatttttttcttttttgagtgCTTGAATCAAATTAAACCTAACTATATTCGATGTCTTAATTTTTTAGTCAACGTATATcttgttttaacttttaagtTAATGAATCCAATGAATATATTAGTATGGTAGATGTAACATTcacttttattaaaagaattgcTATTTATATTgtgtattaaaataaataattaggtAATAAACATTAATGTTCCACACTGAGagaaaatgtttaatttaggactaattttaataacaaaaaataattaacctaataaattatttagatatcaatttataaactaataataattaaaataattttaaatttattactaaATCGGTCACTATTTAATTGATCTCTTAATTAGTTACTAATATTACACCAAAATTCTATCtatcaaaataattggtctctaaatttatatctaaattagttactaataaaacaaattatcactataataagtaattattttttatttctaaaattaatcattaattatacattttttttatgtgttcgTGCTAAAAACTGCCATGTTCCGACTTCTAAATTCATCTTCATCCCATCGATATCCATACCAACGCCACCCAAGCATTCATATAACAACTCTCTAACCTTTAACTACGTGAAGATGAAGTGACAAGTCTCCATGATACTCTGCATAATCCTTTGCTAATATCTGTCACAACCACAACTCAGATTTGTACTGAATTTTAGTTGTCACCCACCTATCCAACTAACAAAGTAATTAAGTTAAACAAGGTACAATAACAAGTAATTCGATGTTGACTTTTTCATCtatatgttttctattttttatattaattgagtCAATGCATAAGTTAGTTCATTTAACCATGAtgattgtgtgttttttttttttttatcaaaagagTAAGATGAATTAGAGATTGATTCACTTTTTTAACGATCCGTAACATGAAAGATTCCCTCACTTTAACACTTCTACTATGTCTCAGGACCATCTTCATCTATGggaagatttaaaaaaatagtgataaTAAAGATACTACGGTTGAAAATAGAGAGACGAGGAGggtaaacaaagaaagaaatgagtgaTTAGGAAAAAGTtgagagaaatagaaaaagaagtgaAAATGGAAATAAAGAGAAAGTAAATATACAACTATAGTTacgttgttttgtttttccataCCCCGTTATTTTCTCATCTTCTTCGTCAGAGACACCGTCCGCTATGGCCGACAAAACCGTCATGATTATCACCTTCAATTGATCTATGGTCCATGACCATAAACTATGGCTACACAAAGCTGTAAGGTAAAACCTGTGAGCAACCACAACAACTATTATTTCCACAAATCAAATCGTCTCTTTCTATGTCTGTAACCATGACCTGTGTGATTACAAAAAGATTAATAGAGTGATGACAGTGGTATACTAATGCTAAACCTGATTATTATGTGTAAACTCATcaaatcctctttatatattattaactgATTTTAACCTGGTCACAGTCTGAATAATTTCCACATAAGTGgttcatttcatatatattccACAGCCTGTCTCTCACCAACAACGATTACCTAAAAGTTCTCGCATACATGTGCTAATTGGCAGTCATGTAATGTGACTTTATTCTAGTAATAATGAAACACTGGCCATGATCCTATGGTATGAAAAACAAAGTAGCAGGAATTGATGATACTAATGAATCATATGTATATTAATGAATTAACAATAAGACTATATATTGAGGTCAGAAAAGAAGCAGAAGGTGAGGGCTTGAAAATTTTCCCCATTTTGTGCATAAAATAATAAGCAAGGTCTAACTATGAAGGTTGGATTTCAAAAGTTCTTCTGTACAGCAAAGGAAGAAGTTCTGGAGGCTCCGAGGAAACTCCGTCTTTTAGTTAGAACAGATACAAGAGTTCCTCTGGAAGCTTTCTTTGAAATTGTAGCCTTCGGAGTGAAGGATATTCTGGGGTTATCCAAGCCTCCCCCGAAGCTTTTGCATGATTTCATTTTCTTCCTGTAACAAGGTCTCTCTTTCTTCACAAGATCTTCTACGCTCTCTACGCTGGCTAGAGAACTGAAAGATTGGGCCTTTCCTTCATAAAACATAGACAAGCCCCTCCTGCACATTTCACATGTAATAAACTCTTGTTAACTCACCAACTTACAccaattgaataaaaaaggaggcatatatatatatatatgcatcaTGACGCTGGATATTAATCTCTTACTTTATGGGAAGTTGGTTCATTAGCTCTGATAGTTCAAACAAGGGTCCGTTTGAATTAGATGATGAAGAGGATGATGATGATACCTCCTCAGCCAATTCTGACGATGAAAATGAAGACACAGAGTTTTCTGAATCTTCCGAGATTGATCCAATGGATGTCGAATCGCTGGTATCAtcattcacatcttccttgaCGATCCAATTGGTATTTCCATGGCCAAGATTATTCCCATCGATGATTCCCTTGACGTTCATTTCTGCGAAGATTTGCTCTGCCGATGAAGAAATTATAGATTTGTGTATGGTTTATGAAGTGGAATAGGCCTTCATTGAGGAAGGTTATCTGTTGATAATGAGACAGATATTATGATCCGATTGGGGTAGTTGTATGTATTTaacagataaaaatatattgggTAATGGGTGGTGTTATTTATAGGATTAGCATCATTGTTTATTATTCAAGTTGATGAGTATTAAGCCTTTATCCTAAATTTTGTCACTGTCAAATCACGTTATATCGTGCAAACTTAATACCCTTTagtttgtttcttcttcttcttcttcttgtttgtGTTAGTTGTATAGAGGATAAGGACTAAAAATGAAGACATCCATATCCCGAGTCGAGTCACCCATTGTTTTAGTTTTGGCGTGTGAAACTGTGGTCCCCCTTCTCCCCAACTTTGCTTCTTAAAGACATGACAGATGGGTATATTCCCACCTTTTAATGCATCGTTTATCACACCATAtgtatcaattttcattttgtgaCATTTTTAGTAAATGCTGGTGCTATGGCCAAGGACGACCAGGTTAAGGTCAAGTGTGGTTCTAATGCTCACGTTGCCCcttttcctcatttttcttCCAAGTTGTGGTACGATCGGGAACAATTTATGGGGCACCCCTATTCCGATATATTCTCTTCTTTAATTATcaaaaacataaacatttttcttttcatttatcacccattttttaaatttattttctcaaagATGATATAAATTGGTCATGCACTtacctaactttttttttgcttaaccttcttcttattcttcttcttggTAGCTAAAGTCACGTGGTGCTACTTACTTGACctccaaaattaattttactcaaTCTTCTTAAATTAACCAAGCAACCAACAAAGTATTGTATCCACGTGTTTTACGTTGTAATGGCACATTGCAATTGGTTCAACGTTTCCCCTCTTCTCAACCATGAATCATGCCATTTTCTCTACCAAATCTTTCAGAACTAACACAacattaattattcattttttttttcaaaatcactCGAACCGGACCGGTCCAAATCTTCATAAaagctatatttcattttattaaatagaatCAGTTGGTCGAAATGGTTATACgcttgaaaaacataaaaaacatcgAAGAATTAAAATGACGGTTGAATTAGTTATAAACtacaaaattgagaaaattaacGGACTgaaaaaatggttttttttttctgttagtTTTTTTAGAGATTTGTCATTACCAATAAATCTCGTTTGCtctttttgaatttaaatataatacattAGATTCGTTTTctcttatatatgtttatttttgttatatgtaTTCATTTGTCGAACTTTTAAGTGgagtttaaattttagttttacgaATTTAATTGTATTgcctttttttattaatatattatatgattatattaaaaagaaaaattaacagTATTTGTTGAAACATGGATTGAATCCTTGAACATTGATCCATCCATGGTTATAGTTGTGAGAAGATAAAGTATTATTGTGTTAGTTAGGAGAAGGGGTGGCCCAGCCAGTGGCAGTGGAGCAATTAAAAATTGTGTTAGTTAGTGATTTAAAGAaagttgattttgattttgcatAGAGCTAAACATTTGATGAAAAGCACATTAAGTCGTATATAGGATGAGGTGGAATATTTATAGCAGTTAGAATATATGAGGATATGTGAGGATAAGAAGGTTGACTTGTGAGGAATGATGTGGTGATACGTGAATGGCAATGGAAGGAGCACCACACGATTTTATTGTAATGTATTGACGGTGACAAGGGCAGGTAGGCCTCACCATATCTTCTTTATTTTGGGAGAAAATAATATCATGTTTCTTCACAATCTTATCTGTCTCCACCACTCATTCATCGCATTGTATATcaccatttttcattttattttaatatttttattcaaatatcgTTATAAATCTGTATTGAcgagacaattttataaattttaagttacaaatcaattctataaaattgagttaagtttaaaaattcacttctaacaaatatttaaataaaatctatttgaaaaaaactttataattttgtcttttattttatagtgaaaattaaaattagtctatatttataattttgactcaatttagtctt contains:
- the LOC114175939 gene encoding uncharacterized protein LOC114175939; this encodes MNVKGIIDGNNLGHGNTNWIVKEDVNDDTSDSTSIGSISEDSENSVSSFSSSELAEEVSSSSSSSSNSNGPLFELSELMNQLPIKRGLSMFYEGKAQSFSSLASVESVEDLVKKERPCYRKKMKSCKSFGGGLDNPRISFTPKATISKKASRGTLVSVLTKRRSFLGASRTSSFAVQKNF